From Lepisosteus oculatus isolate fLepOcu1 chromosome 8, fLepOcu1.hap2, whole genome shotgun sequence, one genomic window encodes:
- the slitrk4 gene encoding SLIT and NTRK-like protein 4, which translates to MLLLVLLAFSVPSSSPNSDSDLSAETCSICSCMSMENVLYVNCEKITVYRPTQLKPPSSSLYHLNFQNNLLIILYPNSFLNFTHAVSLQLGNNKLQNIEGGAFMGLSALKQLHLNNNELKMLRADTFLGIENLEYLQADYNLIKFIERGAFNKLHKLKVLILNDNLIQSLPDNIFRFASLTHLDIRGNRIQKLPYIGVLEHIGRIVELQLEDNPWNCTCDLLPLKAWLENMPYNIYIGEAICETPSDLYGRLLKEASKQELCPMGIGSDFDIQMPPLPPENGQTTSNVAPTTIQHLITKAPKTTNPSKISGIIAGKAFPGNRNLTQTVSYQTRVPPFSPCPHPCNCKAHPSDFGISVSCQERNIKNLAELVPKPENAKKLHLSGNNIRDISLSDFQGFEGLDLLHLGSNQIVTVQKGVFANLTNLRRLYLNGNQIERLYPEMFHGLTNLQYLYLEYNAIKEVLAGTFDSMPNLQLLYLNNNVLRSLPAYIFAGVTLARLNLKNNHFMYLPVSGVLDQLTSLSQIDLEGNPWDCTCDLVALKLWLEKLNDGVASKEIKCTSPVQFSNVELKKITNEMLCPKLLMKPPFILTSSTPVITSTSPAGLGKAPPGGPVPLSIMILSILVVLILTVFVAFCLLVFVLRRNKKPAGRHEGLGNQECSSMQLHLRKHDHKSNKKDDLGGETFIPQTIEHMSKSHTCGLKDSESGLKFGDCPMQKIILRNSGEKDKDSLSRDPRKRLSTIDELDEFLPGRESNMFIQNFLENKKDFNSIGVSGFEIRYPEKPQDKKMKKSLIGGNHSKIVVEQRKSEYYELKARLQGSPDYLQVLEEQTALNKM; encoded by the coding sequence atgctgctgCTTGTTTTGTTGGCTTTTTCCGTCCCCAGTTCGTCTCCAAACTCGGATTCTGACCTCTCCGCGGAGACCTGCAGCATTTGCTCTTGCATGTCCATGGAAAACGTCCTCTATGTGAACTGTGAGAAGATTACCGTGTACAGACCTACACAGCTGAAACCCCCGTCCTCCAGTCTCTATCATCTAAATTTCCAGAATAATTTACTGATAATCCTGTACCCGAATTCCTTTCTCAATTTCACTCACGCAGTCTCACTCCAGCTCGGGAACAACAAACTGCAGAACATTGAGGGAGGGGCGTTTATGGGACTCAGCGCATTAAAACAGTTGCACTTAAATAACAATGAATTAAAGATGCTTCGTGCTGACACTTTCTTAGGCATTGAGAACTTGGAATATCTCCAAGCTGACTACAATTTAATCAAGTTTATTGAACGGGGAGCCTTCAATAAGTTGCACAAGCTAAAAGTGCTTATCCTTAATGACAATCTCATACAAAGCCTTCCTGACAACATTTTTCGTTTTGCCTCTCTAACCCATTTGGATATAAGAGGGAACAGGATACAGAAGCTCCCTTACATTGGTGTTTTGGAGCACATTGGAAGAATAGTGGAATTGCAGCTGGAGGATAATCCATGGAATTGCACCTGTGATTTGCTACCCCTGAAAGCGTGGCTGGAAAACATGCcctataatatttatattggcGAGGCGATTTGCGAGACCCCCAGTGACTTGTATGGAAGGTTGTTGAAAGAGGCCAGTAAACAAGAGCTGTGTCCAATGGGCATAGGCAGCGACTTTGATATTCAGATGCCACCCTTGCCTCCAGAAAATGGGCAGACAACATCTAATGTTGCACCGACTACAATACAGCACCTCATTACCAAAGCACCCAAAACAACCAATCCTTCAAAAATATCGGGAATCATTGCTGGAAAGGCATTCCCTGGCAACCGGAATCTCACCCAAACTGTGTCCTATCAGACAAGAGTGCCCCCATTCTCCCCCTGCCCGCACCcctgtaactgcaaagctcaccCTTCAGATTTCGGCATCAGCGTTAGCTGCCAGGAGAGGAACATTAAAAACTTAGCAGAACTTGTACCCAAGCCTGAAAATGCCAAGAAGCTTCACCTCAGTGGTAACAACATCAGAGATATCAGTCTGTCTGATTTTCAAGGATTTGAAGGTTTGGATCTGCTACATTTGGGCAGCAATCAAATTGTGACGGTTCAGAAGGGAGTATTTGCTAATTTGACCAATCTTCGTAGGCTTTATCTAAATGGCAATCAGATTGAAAGGCTTTATCCTGAAATGTTTCACGGGCTCACTAACCTCCAGTACTTGTATTTGGAATATAATGCCATAAAGGAGGTATTAGCTGGAACATTTGACTCCATGCCAAATCTGcagcttttgtatctgaacaaTAATGTGTTGAGAAGCCTTCCAGCATATATCTTTGCTGGTGTTACCCTTGCCAGGCTGAATCTGAAGAACAATCACTTCATGTATCTGCCTGTGAGTGGCGTTCTAGACCAGCTCACATCCCTCAGTCAGATAGACTTAGAAGGCAATCCCTGGGATTGCACATGTGActtagtggctttaaaactgtGGCTTGAGAAGCTGAATGATGGCGTTGCCAGCAAGGAGATAAAATGCACTTCCCCTGTCCAGTTTTCTAACGTTGAGCTTAAGAAGATTACAAATGAAATGTTATGCCCAAAACTTTTAATGAAGCCGCCTTTCATTCTGACCAGCTCTACGCCTGTTATCACATCAACATCTCCAGCTGGACTGGGTAAGGCACCTCCAGGTGGACCTGTGCCCTTGTCAATTATGATTCTGAGCATTTTAGTTGTGCTGATTTTAActgtatttgttgcattttgcctCCTTGTCTTTGTCCTGAGACGTAACAAAAAGCCAGCAGGGAGGCATGAAGGATTAGGGAACCAGGAATGCAGTTCAATGCAGCTTCATCTTAGAAAGCACGATCACAAGTCCAATAAGAAAGACGACCTGGGTGGAGAAACCTTCATACCGCAAACCATAGAACACATGAGCAAAAGCCACACATGTGGCTTAAAGGATTCTGAGTCAGGTTTAAAATTTGGTGACTGTCCCATGCAGAAAATAATCCTGAGGAATAGCGGTGAAAAGGACAAAGATTCATTGTCTCGAGACCCAAGAAAGAGACTAAGCACTATTGATGAACTGGATGAATTTTTACCAGGAAGAGAATCTAACATGTTTATCCAGaactttttagaaaacaaaaaggatTTCAACAGTATAGGTGTCAGTGGGTTTGAAATTCGCTACCCTGAAAAACCACaggacaaaaaaatgaaaaaatcctTAATAGGAGGCAATCACAGCAAGATAGTGGTGGAACAGCGGAAAAGTGAATATTATGAACTCAAAGCCAGGCTTCAAGGTTCTCCAGATTACCTTCAAGTGCTAGAGGAACAGACAGCTCTGAATAAAATGTAG